In Pirellula sp. SH-Sr6A, the DNA window TTTGACTCCACCTTTCTCTTTCGACCACAGTCCGGTCCTGCCCACAATTTCCCCGATGCGTGTGAGAGGCACTCCGCCGATTACGGCCGGCAACCGATCGACTTTTTCCTTGGGAATCGCGAGCAAGAGCTCGAAATCTTCCCCGTCCCCTAACGCGTGGTCGAGGGGGGAGCGACCCGTGGATTCTGCCAATCGCCGCGCCGCATCGCTGATCGGGATCCTGCTTAAGTCCACTTCGGCACCGCATCGGCTCGCCACGGTCATATTGAGAAGGTCGATCCCCAAGCCATCGCTGATATCGGTCGCAGCCGAAACAATATCGAGTTGTGCCAGTTGGTTCGCCAAGCGGAGGCGGGGTTCAAAATCGAGGTGTTTCCCGAGAATGCTTCCTCCGAGCGTGCCGGTGACGACAATGGCATCGCCTGTCTTCGCCCCTGAACGCTTCCATGCCCGATCGGGCGCGACGCTTCCAATGGCAGTCAAGTGGAGAGCCAAGGGCCCGTCCCAGACGTTGGTATCCCCGCCCGCAATGGCGACGGCGTATTCTCTGGCCATTTCGAGAACCCCTTCGAAAACTTCGGCGGCGATATCTCCAGCAGAAGCCCGCGGTAAGCAAAGGGACAAAAATGCGGCCACTGGGGTGGCCCCCATACTGGCAAGGTCGCTCAGACTAACCCCGAGGAGCTTGCGTCCAGCCCTTCGACCGCCGCACTCCGATAGGATAAAATGCGTACCGTCGCAAAGCGAGTCCGTGGTGACGACGCAATCGTCGGCTGAACCGGCCAGAAGCGCGCAGTCATCGCCAATCCCCAGTTTGACCTGCGGGAGCTTCGACGAACGTTGTTTTGCCCAGGCGATAAAGCTATGTTCCATGGTTGAACCGTCAGGATGTTGCGATCGATCGAAACAGCGGGACATGCGCCCGCCCATTGCCAAAGCCTATCGACCTATGAACCGAAGCACTAGACGTTTTCGTACCTGCCTGACTGCAGCTTTTTGTTCGGACGGTGGGAGGCACCGACTCTTGCAATGGGGGGTGTTCCACCTCGCGGCAGGTTGCTTTCTGACCGCACCGGTTTCCTGCTGGGCGCAATCCCCGTCTGATCCACCTGCATCGGTTTCGGCTATTGAGGGGGAATCGTCCGAGGGGCCCTCTGAAACGGAGATCTTGGGTTGGATCGAGAATTTGAGCGACAAAAGTTACGGCAAGAGAGAATGGGCCAGCGACCAACTTTATCGGCACGCGGATGCCGCGTTCCCCATGATCGAGAAATCGCTCAAAAAAGCAGACGGAGAGGCTTTTACTCGGATGCTGGAGATCGTCTGCGATTTGATTCGTTCCAGCCACCCCCCACGTAAATCGCAAGCTACCGCGCTGATCAAACGTCTTGCAAACGAAACGACGGGGAGCCGAGGGTTGCAGGCAGCTCGAGTGCATGAAGCGGTTCGCTTGCAGGTGGGACAAAGCGCGTGGGCGCGCGTTCAGAGATTGTCTCCCGAGATGCGGTTGAGCTTTCCCAGCCGATCCCAATTGCTTCAAGTCAACGATCCGCTCGATATCAATGAAAGTTTCCAGGGAACCGCGGAGGATCTCCAAGACTTGGACCATGTCGACTGGATTCGATTCGCGAGGCTGGAGGGCTCCAAGATTACGCCGGAAATCCTCAAGGCGGTGTTGAGGCTACCTAATTTGAACCATCTTCAAATTGTCGACGCAAAGTTGACTGCGGAGGATTTACTCGCCATTAAGGATGGGCCCGAGCTCAACATTCTGGAGCTTTCTTACGTGCCAGTTGGCGACGAATTGATCCCGCATCTGCGCGAGTTTCCTGTAACGCAAACGCTGTGGATCTTCGGAACGAATATGTCCCTCGATGGGGGCCGTCAAGCGTTGGATCAGCTCAGTGATATCGAATTGTTCGTCTCGCGCGGGGCCTACTTGGGGGTCCTGAGCCAGGCGAATTCGCTCGTTATCGATCGAGTCATTGAAAATTCAGCGGCGGCCCGCGCAGGCCTTCGATATCGCGATCAGATCATGAAGGTCAACGACGTGGAGCTCAAGAGCTTTGACGATCTCAGGCGGGAGCTGCGCAAATTCGCACCGGGAGAGTCAGCTGAGATCGAGTTCAAGCGGCTCGTGCCTTCGGAGCCCAGGCTTCGAGATCCGCTCGACCCTGGCCCCTTTCGCTTGCCTACCGATCTGGACTACAAGCCCGAGATCATGAAGGCTACCGTGACGTTTGGGAAGCAATCGATTTAGGTTGTAGCCAGTATTTTCTTCATGACCGTCGCACCTTCGACACCCGTTAGTTTGGCATCGAGTCCTTGGAACTTGACCGAAAAAGAAGAGTGCTCAATTCCCATGAGGTAGAGCATCGTAGCGTGCAGATCGTGAACATTGGCAATATCCTCGACAGCGGCGTACCCAAGTTCGTCCGTTGCCCCATGCACGATGCCGCCTCGGACGCCCGCTCCAGCGAGCCAAACCGACATGGCCTTGTTGTGATGATCTCGTCCATTTCCTCCTTGTGACATAGGAGTCCGCCCAAATTCCCCGGCCCAAACGATCAAGGTGTCCTCGAACATACCTCGTTGCTTGAGATCCGTGATAAGGGCCATGCAGGCTCGATCGATTTCCTTTGCCTTGAACTCGATTCCCTCTTTGACCCCGCCGTGGTGATCCCAGTCCTTGTGATAGAGCTGGATAAACCGAACGCCCCTTTCTGCCAAGCGACGAGCGAGCAAGCAATTGGATGCGAAAGAGCCATCTCCCGGTTGGCACCCGTAGAGTTCAAGAGTGGCCGCAGACTCGCGATCGGTCTGCATCAACTCGGGAATACTCGTTTGCATCTTGAAAGCCATCTCGTATTGGGCGATGCGCGTCGCAATTTCCGGATCATCAACCGTCAGGGCATATTGTTTGTTCAATTGATTGATGGACTCGATATCGCGTGCTTGGTCCTCCAACCGCATGCCGTGTGGGCTATTGAGGTATAGCACCGCATCCCCTTGGGAACGCAACTGCACCCCTTGAAACTTGGTTGGCAAAAAGCCGCTGCTCCATTGGCGGGCGGCGATGGGTTGGTTTTGGCCCCCTTTTCCAAGAGATGTCAACACGACGAACCCAGGCAAGTTTTCCGATTCGCACCCCAATCCGTACGTGACCCATGCCCCCATGCTCGGCCGTCCCGCGATTTGGGAACCGGTATTCATAAACATGTGCGCGGGGTCATGGTTGATCGCTTCTGTTGTCATCGAGCGGATCAAGCAGATGTCATCGAGAACCGAACCGATATGCGGGAAGAGCGAGCAGATTTCAGTTCCATTCGATCCGAATGTGCTGAAAGGGTGCTGAGGAGCGAAACACTTCAGCGGTTGACCTTGAAGCTGAGCAAGCTGCTGCCCTTTGGTCATCGATTCCGGCATGGGTTTCCCATCCATCTCCCCCAACTTGGGTTTGGGATCGAATGTCTCCAATTGAGAGGGGCCACCGGCCATAGTGAGCCAAATAACTCGCTTCGCTTTTTGGGGATAGGCGAGCTTGGGAATCACCCCTTTCGACTCGGTATAGGAGCCGGTCCCTTCGGCAAAAAGATCTGGGGACAAACAAGTCGCCAGCGCGAGTCCCCCTAAACCCTGCGAGGTGCGGCCGAGGAAAAGCCGCCGTCGCATTTCTGTATTTTCCAAGTGCATTGTCAAATCTCGTTCCGACATGATCTGAGGTTCGTGCGGGAGGCCATTAAGGACGAGTGATTGTCTCGTGCAAATTCAAAAGTATGCGACACACGTGTGTCCAAGCCGCCAATTGAATTCGATCGAGATCTTCTGGAACATCGCGATGCCCCGAAGTTATGAGCGTCTTGGCATCGTTGTCGCGTTCGGAGTACGACTTCACCCGATCGTTAATAACCGCTCGGAGAGCATCGTACTCAGAGTGAGTGGGGTCGCGTTGAAGGGTCAGTTGCCAAGCTAGGCGGATACGATCCTCCAATCCTGAAGAATCCGCTCGCAGGATCTTTTCCGCAAACGCGCATGCAGCTTCGACGTAGCTCGGGTCGTTGAGGAGCACTAATGCCTGCTGCGGTATATTCGAGCGGTTCCGATCGGCCGCGCATTCCTCTCGGGTCGGGGCGTCGAACGCGAGCATACTCGGATGGACGAAACTGCGTTGCCACCACGTGTAGAGCCCCCGGCGATATTGATTGTTCCCTGAGTCCGGTTGGTATTTACGGACCGGGAAATTGAGGTTCTCCCAATATCCTTCAGGTTGATAAGGTTTTACGCTGGGCCCCCCCACCTTTTGTACGAGCAGACCGGATATCCGAAGGGCCGTATCGCGGACCAATTCGGCATCGATTCGAAACGGTGTCTGCCTTCCCCAAAAGCGATTGTCAGGGTCCCTTTCGAGTTGGACTGGAGTGGCATTGGACGATCGTCGGTAGGTTTCGCTGGTGACGATGAATCGCACCATATGTTTCATATCCCAGCCGCGTTCCACGAATTCGCAAGCCAGCTGATCCAAGAGCGGAAGATTGGGAGGAGTTTCACCTTGGGCTCCCAAATCATCCAGAACCTTGCTGAGACCTGCTCCGAAAAGCTGTTTCCAAAGCCGGTTCATAACCGTCCTAGCCGTCAGTGGGTTCTCCGAGCTCACCAACCACTTTGCTAAATCCAATCGGTTGTACCCACCCTCAACCGCTGGAGGTTGAGGCAAGTATGCTGGGAATGCAGGCTGAACCACTTCCCCTGACTCGTCCATCCAATTCCCGCGAGGAAGGATTCGAACGGTCCGTTTAGAGGGTGAACTAATCGAAACAAGGCATTTGGGGAACGTGTTCTCGAGATCCGATTTTCTCTTTTTCGCTTCCGACAGTTTCGTCCGGAGTTCTCGAAGCGATTCAGTCGACTCTTTGAACCCTTGCACCAGCTCTTTCTTCTGTCCCTCTGTGCGATCTGCTGCCGGTGTTAGCAGAATCTTGGCCAAGGCCGGAGAGACAGACGAGGAGTTTGGGCTTTCGATCGGTGGAGGTTGGGAAGTCGATTGGATTCTCAGTTTTGCGATCGCGTGCTCCCCACCCCAACCAAAAACGAGCTTGATCGTCCAATTTCCTGTCTTCGCGACCTGCGGCGACTTCCATTGGAGATAGAGCGATTGCACTGCTTTTTCGCCACCGAGAACCGCCCAACCATTGTCGCGTCGATCGGAGATCCCATCGACTGCGTGGGCTGCTGGGAAGTTGGGTTGTTCGTATGTGGCAGTCGCCTTCTCGATGTCCAGAGACTTTCCATCGACCTCTGCTGTGATTTCGCTCAGAACAAAGTTTCCGTTGGGGGCAAGGCCGATTCCTTTGGGACCCTCTGGGATCACATCGAGCCTAAGTCCAGTCGTCGGTTCGCTCGAGCCAGGAAGTTCAAGGATATAAGTATCGGTCCCGTCGCTCTGCGAACGGGTCACTCTTTTTTCGTCTACTTTCGCAAGAACGTTACCATCCTTATCCAACCGAAGGTTTATGTTCTTTTTGACCGACTGAACTTTTGTCGGGCGAACGGTCGACCACGTCTCGTCTCGCTGGAGACGCGCCACTTGATCGCCTTCCCAGCGGTGCATCTCGGCATCCAGTTCGGGGTGGGGGGCGTCGAGCTCACGTTGGAGGCGATCGAGTTCTCGTTGGGCTTCCTCCCACTGACGACTTTGTTCGTCCGTCATGACCATCATCCCTGGTTCTCTCGCCCCGATGATAGGCTCTTGGATGTCGGCGAAGAACGCACCGAGCGAATAGAAATCTCGCATGGTGA includes these proteins:
- a CDS encoding thiamine-phosphate kinase, encoding MEHSFIAWAKQRSSKLPQVKLGIGDDCALLAGSADDCVVTTDSLCDGTHFILSECGGRRAGRKLLGVSLSDLASMGATPVAAFLSLCLPRASAGDIAAEVFEGVLEMAREYAVAIAGGDTNVWDGPLALHLTAIGSVAPDRAWKRSGAKTGDAIVVTGTLGGSILGKHLDFEPRLRLANQLAQLDIVSAATDISDGLGIDLLNMTVASRCGAEVDLSRIPISDAARRLAESTGRSPLDHALGDGEDFELLLAIPKEKVDRLPAVIGGVPLTRIGEIVGRTGLWSKEKGGVKQLPPRGYVHG
- a CDS encoding PSD1 and planctomycete cytochrome C domain-containing protein, coding for MFRIAIEHRTLVCFVAGLIVSWIPSAQAQQQSAQQQSGQQQSGPQQPAQLQPAQLQTVEFNRDIRPILSDNCFFCHGPDANRREADLRLDRAEDAYLSSIVPGDAKASELVSRIFSEDADEKMPPPESHKTLTEAQKDLLKRWVEQGAVYQKHWAYEPPKKSAIPPGVHPIDHLVNLKLTEQDIAPTKAADRRILIRRLYFDLLGYPPSPEQVKAFVEAEAPNAYEQLVDSILNSPHYGERMAIGWLDVVRFADTIGYHSDNPRNIWPYRDYVIQSFNSNKPFDRFTIEQIAGDLLPDANQETKVASAFNRLLLSTEEGGSQPKDYEQRMLTDRVRAIGAVWLGQTTGCAQCHDHKFDPITMRDFYSLGAFFADIQEPIIGAREPGMMVMTDEQSRQWEEAQRELDRLQRELDAPHPELDAEMHRWEGDQVARLQRDETWSTVRPTKVQSVKKNINLRLDKDGNVLAKVDEKRVTRSQSDGTDTYILELPGSSEPTTGLRLDVIPEGPKGIGLAPNGNFVLSEITAEVDGKSLDIEKATATYEQPNFPAAHAVDGISDRRDNGWAVLGGEKAVQSLYLQWKSPQVAKTGNWTIKLVFGWGGEHAIAKLRIQSTSQPPPIESPNSSSVSPALAKILLTPAADRTEGQKKELVQGFKESTESLRELRTKLSEAKKRKSDLENTFPKCLVSISSPSKRTVRILPRGNWMDESGEVVQPAFPAYLPQPPAVEGGYNRLDLAKWLVSSENPLTARTVMNRLWKQLFGAGLSKVLDDLGAQGETPPNLPLLDQLACEFVERGWDMKHMVRFIVTSETYRRSSNATPVQLERDPDNRFWGRQTPFRIDAELVRDTALRISGLLVQKVGGPSVKPYQPEGYWENLNFPVRKYQPDSGNNQYRRGLYTWWQRSFVHPSMLAFDAPTREECAADRNRSNIPQQALVLLNDPSYVEAACAFAEKILRADSSGLEDRIRLAWQLTLQRDPTHSEYDALRAVINDRVKSYSERDNDAKTLITSGHRDVPEDLDRIQLAAWTHVCRILLNLHETITRP
- a CDS encoding PDZ domain-containing protein gives rise to the protein MNRSTRRFRTCLTAAFCSDGGRHRLLQWGVFHLAAGCFLTAPVSCWAQSPSDPPASVSAIEGESSEGPSETEILGWIENLSDKSYGKREWASDQLYRHADAAFPMIEKSLKKADGEAFTRMLEIVCDLIRSSHPPRKSQATALIKRLANETTGSRGLQAARVHEAVRLQVGQSAWARVQRLSPEMRLSFPSRSQLLQVNDPLDINESFQGTAEDLQDLDHVDWIRFARLEGSKITPEILKAVLRLPNLNHLQIVDAKLTAEDLLAIKDGPELNILELSYVPVGDELIPHLREFPVTQTLWIFGTNMSLDGGRQALDQLSDIELFVSRGAYLGVLSQANSLVIDRVIENSAAARAGLRYRDQIMKVNDVELKSFDDLRRELRKFAPGESAEIEFKRLVPSEPRLRDPLDPGPFRLPTDLDYKPEIMKATVTFGKQSI
- a CDS encoding DUF1501 domain-containing protein: MSERDLTMHLENTEMRRRLFLGRTSQGLGGLALATCLSPDLFAEGTGSYTESKGVIPKLAYPQKAKRVIWLTMAGGPSQLETFDPKPKLGEMDGKPMPESMTKGQQLAQLQGQPLKCFAPQHPFSTFGSNGTEICSLFPHIGSVLDDICLIRSMTTEAINHDPAHMFMNTGSQIAGRPSMGAWVTYGLGCESENLPGFVVLTSLGKGGQNQPIAARQWSSGFLPTKFQGVQLRSQGDAVLYLNSPHGMRLEDQARDIESINQLNKQYALTVDDPEIATRIAQYEMAFKMQTSIPELMQTDRESAATLELYGCQPGDGSFASNCLLARRLAERGVRFIQLYHKDWDHHGGVKEGIEFKAKEIDRACMALITDLKQRGMFEDTLIVWAGEFGRTPMSQGGNGRDHHNKAMSVWLAGAGVRGGIVHGATDELGYAAVEDIANVHDLHATMLYLMGIEHSSFSVKFQGLDAKLTGVEGATVMKKILATT